In one window of Trachemys scripta elegans isolate TJP31775 chromosome 5, CAS_Tse_1.0, whole genome shotgun sequence DNA:
- the UTP3 gene encoding something about silencing protein 10 translates to MGRPRRAAPRRRLPQAEEDAGEEPAGPEPGPLASQSFTDEVDDFHEARFEAVMGALGSEEEAEEEEESEEEVLGLELPEESEEEEEEEPGGEEEDGDEDEEDEDLSMHSDLEEPVRGSGLPHELSWGQRKQLYYDTDYGAAARSKNKRSREEAEAEELEEEQEAQAIQKRLAQALGEDDYGLDLVQAYADEQRSTQLLETEPKIAKDLKALSRKEQLKLLKQESPELLQLIQDFEAKLTELKDELNPLMHMVRNGIIPKGKGSRYLQTKYHLYLNYCTNISFYLVLKSKRIPVQGHPVIERLVAYRNLINDLGIVDEKLSSEVQWLLKELHNTERNDVGGKKQSTMLLQRTVNKNKPKSIPKISTVEAAAKEPRDDSDLDEEAALKFYREMEEKMKLKRKRREDQNAMEEELVLEEDPNKKRGITYQIAKNKGLTPKRKKIDRNPRVKHREKFRRAKIRRKGQVRAVRKEEQRYGGELSGIRAGVKKSIKLK, encoded by the coding sequence ATGGGTAGGCCGCGCCGGGCCGCCCCGCGCCGGAGGCTGCCGCAGGCAGAGGAGGATGCCGGGGAGGAGCCCgccgggcccgagccgggccCGCTGGCCTCGCAGAGCTTCACGGACGAGGTGGACGATTTCCACGAGGCGCGGTTCGAGGCGGTGATGGGGGCGCTGGGGAGCGAGGAggaggctgaggaggaggaggagagcgagGAGGAGGTGCTGGGCCTGGAGCTGCCGGAGgagagcgaggaggaggaggaggaggagccggggggcgaggaggaggatggggatgAAGATGAAGAGGATGAGGACCTGTCTATGCACAGTGACCTGGAGGAGCCAGTCAGGGGCTCCGGCCTCCCCCACGAGCTCTCCTGGGGGCAGCGCAAGCAGCTCTATTATGACACGGACTACGGGGCCGCTGCCCGCTCGAAGAACAAGCGGAGTCGCGAGGAGGCCGAGGccgaggagctggaggaggagcaggaggctcAGGCCATCCAGAAGCGTCTGGCGCAGGCCTTGGGCGAAGACGACTATGGGCTGGACCTGGTGCAGGCCTACGCGGATGAGCAGCGCAGCACCCAGCTGCTGGAGACGGAGCCGAAGATCGCCAAGGATTTGAAGGCGCtttccagaaaagagcaactgaAGCTGCTGAAGCAAGAGtcacctgagctgctgcagctgatTCAGGACTTTGAAGCCAAGTTAACTGAGCTCAAGGATGAACTGAATCCACTCATGCACATGGTCAGGAATGGGATCATCCCGAAGGGAAAAGGCAGCCGTTACCTCCAGACCAAGTATCATCTCTATTTGAATTATTGCACCAATATCAGCTTCTACTTGGTTCTGAAATCAAAGAGGATTCCAGTTCAGGGCCACCCTGTTATTGAAAGACTGGTTGCTTACAGAAATTTAATCAATGACTTGGGGATTGTGGATGAAAAGTTATCATCAGAAGTCCAATGGCTCCTTAAAGAGCTCCACAATACTGAGAGAAATGATGTAGGAGGAAAGAAACAATCCACAATGCTTCTTCAGAGAactgttaataaaaataaaccaaaatctATTCCTAAGATTTCTACTGTTGAGGCTGCTGCTAAAGAACCAAGAGATGATTCAGACTTAGATGAAGAGGCTGCCTTGAAATTTTACAGGGAGATGGAGGAGAAGATGAAACtcaagaggaagagaagagaagatcaGAATGCTATGGAAGAGGAATTGGTTCTTGAAGAAGATCCAAATAAAAAGCGAGGTATAACATATCAGATTGCCAAGAATAAAGGCCTTACACCCAAAAGGAAGAAGATTGATCGTAACCCAAGAGTCAAGCATCGTGAGAAATTCAGGCGTGCTAAGATTCGTAGAAAGGGCCAGGTTCGCGCGGTTCGAAAAGAAGAGCAAAGATATGGTGGTGAACTGTCTGGCATTCGTGCTGGAGTTAAGAAAAGCATAAAGCTTAAATGA